GATAACAGGGCAACAACTGGTTATGTGACCTCAATGTAGTTTGGTGACCTCCAAACAGGTGACCCCTGTCCATCTCTAATAAAACAGCATTTTTCACACCAATGACATGTCTTGAAGACTttcattttaaacaaatgtcAAATGTTCTTTTCCAATAATTCAAAATTAAACCGAAAGTAACAAGTACACAGAACGTAACTCAGAAAAGTTTGAAAACATTCAGTTACACAAATGAACACGGTGTTGTTCCCTTCTGTGTCATTCCTTTATTACTTTGCTGAATGTTGCCGGACCGGTTTTTCATGAAGTGGGCACATTAAACAAAGCAAGCATACCAGTTCTCAACTTATAAAGAAagacacacacaacacaccTGCAGAGAGATCATGTCCGGGCGATATTGCCTTCGGATCCCCAGGTCGTACATGAGAAACTTGAGGGTGTCGAAAGCCTGCTCCTCGCTCATATGCAATAAGAGCAAACCAGCCACAAAACTGATTCCCTGGCAGTATCCCACCTCCGTGTCCAACAGGGAGTAAGCCTTCAGGAGATTATAGAGAGACAGCTGCCCGGCACCCAGCTGAGTGCTGAAATATTGGTGTGTTGGGAACGTCCGGCCTGGAAAAACAAGaatataatgcatttaatgcAATGATAATATAGTGACTTTGTATAAATTCACTGTATGCAGCTTTCTTGGGTTTAATGGTTTGATACAGACCTAGGTCAACCAGGATGGCGTGTTGCTGTGCTGTGAGCTGCTTGAGAAGATCCTGATAAGATGTATCGGGAGGCTGCTGTCGTTGTGGCAAACGGTGACGCAGACGATGCTGCTGGGAGAGCAGGAGCCACGCTTCACCCCGCCGGCTTTTAGGGACGCCTGCAGTGCACACGCATACACATAAACTGAGTGAGAAACCTGAAGGTTAAAGGCTCTGGGTGTTTAATATTTCCAGCTGATCAACAACATGTTCAAATTGGGCCAGTGCTCCCTCAGTGTAACATCTAATAGATTCTCAGACTCGGTTTAGCCAAAGTCACTGCTTTCCATTGAATCATTGGATTTATGCACTTAAGTTGACAGACTATCTTTTAGTTTTTTACCTTGACAGACAGCACTGTGGATGTCCTCCTTGTCCCACTGTACTTTAGTTCGACATGGACTGCTCAGCTTCCGGTCCCACAGGGCCTGAACCTCTTTGGAGCACTGACAAATTTCCGTGTAGTCCAGCTTCATCTTACGAATGTGCAGTTCATCACGGCTGGCTGTGGGGTGACAAAGAGTAAGAATGATGAGCCAGAACTAAATTTTGTGGCATGCTGATGATTACTTCAGGGAATAAATCCGACTCATCTCTCGGTTtgtgaaaacaaaacaagaatGAGTTTACAATatagcaattacaagcctggcAGGCAAGCGTGCAACAGCGTGAGTAAATGTTTGTAAGCATGCTGTTGATAGAGCATAAGAAGTAAGTCTCTTGgctataaataaagaaagacatatGTTAAAATGGTGACAGCATTGCTAGACCAATATCTATGCTATTTTCTATAACCTTTAAGATAATCTACAGgtaaaacagtacaataatttTAACCCATGTTTAATGCccatgtatttatatatttggcaAATGACTATGTGACCCTTGACCACAAAACTTAAGTAGCACAAGAATATTTGCAGCAATAACCAACAATACACTACTAGATGGGTCAaaattatgccaaaaatcattaaagagcacccatttcattgctaaaaaacaacgttattttgtctATTTGGTATACAtgttcacgtggtttatggttaaaaacacattattttccacatactgtacatttttgtagctccagatttcactttcttactgaaatgcatggatttgaaaagctatgtgtccctgattggccagctaatctgtacattttgattggcctgaatacctctgacgtcaaccGGAAATgtaacgctccttaccatgtttgaaagattcggtcacaatgcaatgttaacaggagttaatttataGGCTGCGAGGccaaagtgggaggaattatgataatgtcttgtctacatcaccaatcccaggaagtaaactgttgcctacaatccgtgtgtttgttgtagtccaagaaaagagatttacattggagacgataacttgcatcattgtttactttggggtttgtaccttttgcctaccgttaacatgtactaatacacacctacacaccaaaggaaatgtaaaacgtGAACCAGAAaaaatatgtgccctttaagatTATTGTTGAATCaagatattttgttaaattCCAACTGTATATATATTAAAACTTTACTTTTGTGACTGGGTGCAgtgctaaggactttatttaGACAACTTCAGGcgattttatattttacaccctcagattccacattttcaaatagttgtaacTTTGCCAAAtagtcctatcctaacaaaccatacatcaatgataagcttatttatttaacagTCAAGTGATTTAAGTAAAAAATGACCctcatgactggttttgtgggccagggtcacatatatcaagcagggtcacatattcTGCCAAAACCAATCCCTTGAGTGTGACTCCTCAGCTTGTGtctataacattttaaagtagaaataataaaaaaaccaTCTGAGTTGTTCTGTTAAACTCTGGACTGATGCAGAAAAAAAGTGACATTTTATATCCAAAGATCACTTCGGAAAGGGCGTAAGTTCATTTCACTTTCTCCAGCTTGTTTAGAAGTGCATATGAACATCTTTAAATCAGTACAGCCATCAGTCTCATGCCGGTTCATGTACCACATTGAAGCCAAACACTGATATCATGCCAATAAAATGCAGACCGCTTAGATGTGAAGTCTAAACTGGGTGCCTGTATTTTCTTACCTTCTACTGAGACATGTTTATTCAGTTTGGCCCATGAAATagcacacacagagacaaaaaGTAAAAAGCAAAGTAAATGCACAGATGGAGTAATCAGTCTCTAATAAAATATCATGTGTGAAAGTATGGTGTAGCCAATAGAGGGCAATGTTTTTCCAAAATTGCTCTTCcaaaataaagttgaaacattaacattttaattgttaCAGAGCTTGACAAACTGGTATTGAACTACTCCTAGTTTTTCAAAATTTAAATTGACAACAACAGAGTTTTTGCCCAGAGGTCACAGAAAAACCCTGCTCTTAAAGAATGAGATCGTCATCTAGACATTCCCATCTATATTTAACTGTGGCCTAGAATGGAAAATAGAAGTGAAGGCTCAAGCCTCTCTAAAAATAAAGCCAGGGCCAGATTGTTGGAATGTGGAATACCCCCTTTCCTGGAATTTGTGTCATAATTTATTCTCCTCATGTTGTGCCAAACCTACGTATACAATTTTCTTGCATCTGTGGAATACATTGATTAGGGGTGCACGATATACCTGCGAAGGGTATCATTATCGTGATAACATTATAGGCAATATCCATATCGCTGAGAGTTGCGATAacttaattattataattttttttacatgtctatCATTTGTGTGTTGCATGCTTTGATTGTCCAAATTAGACCAATCAGAAGGGGCCTTACGAAATACCCACCAAATAGGTTTTATACTGTTATACTATTAGCTAGACCGCAGGCACAAAGGTGAACCTAGCGGCTTAAAGCAGAGAGTGGAAAATAAATATGGCAGGTTGTCGAGGAAAACGACAGCGACGAACTCATGCCTAAAAAGAACGGTACGTCTGAAATAGGGTTTTTTAGCCTGAATTACATTCAATCACATCAGAGGAATATGTATTACCTATTAGTATACATATCTAAATGATTTAAAAGAAAGCTAATAAAATAGCATTTGTCCAGGGCAGtccttcccaatcctggtcctcaagtaccccctcccaaaaagttttagatgtctcctcatttatcacacctgatttaactcatcaggttgttagggagacatgtttgCCATTTTGGAACTGAttagttgaatcaggtgttttaaataaggaaacatctaaaactttttttggaagggggtccttgaaGACCAGTATTGGGAAGCACTGCTCTAGGGAAATGATATATTGCAAGAAATATCGTTATTGCAAAATTCAACAGCAAAAGCGCATATCACATATTTTCCTCAATGCCGTGCAGCCCTAACATTTATACttcattttttaattaatttaattttaaaataaaagactgaaagaaattaattaaagaGAGGAAAGCAGCATTACCATAACTCTTACTATAAACCGTTTCATCGggcgcacgtgcggtgacgtgATAAGCGTCTGGTttaaactttacttccggtttctattttttttaatgatctgactagttgctgaaactgaactcttaaacaaatacctcgtcgaaaataacaaatgttttgggttcctatatgtaatctacgtgtggtttattttgcttgctatataaataaactactttaaaaggactttgttgttatttattctttgcagagtttaccggaaatTACGTGAGGACCACGAAAGcagcttgtttatgttgttacagctgaaaccgtctatactagTATTCATGattcatgaatatcagtcatgtgaccttttacgccCTTACAGTtgcctgccgccatcttgagtacataccgagtaccagtaggctactgacaagcattggctagcttggtacaatttacggatttcttatcttttactgtctatgactTTTATGGATACGGGAAATGGCTACAATTTGGCACCttgactgtcatgaaaagaaacgctactttaaaaaaaatatcttggttggggtgtgatgcctacttgatccctgatgcgttcttccagccgctgtccgctgctgtcaaactttggctgttatggcgTCCGCTCGCCATCTTTGCCAGACATAAAGAATCGATTTCCGAAtccgaatgaatgaatctcatatggaggctcctttttcaactagaaggtcaatgttgttttttacttgcgacaaaacaacaaattatccgtgcatttatatGCAACTAtactttaggagctatccatctttactctcctccctccttacgtcgcattcGTAGATCGAaacatcttgactgggaagatggCGGCAAGTGGACACCAaaacaaccaaagtcagttgtttaaacctttttttagtaaactctgtttacacaaacaatgttctcaatgctcaagttaacgtgtagagacacagttgatacttcgagcaaagtatcatgttgtgtcatgccttcttagtgttgtaaaaaataGTGATTTttatgctcacaacatattgaaggcatagcttctagttcttttgcgaccacttcaggtactcaaaatggcgaAAGATCAGTTTGAGATGTGAGTGATGTCAGCTAAATGCCTGTACCTGTACTAATATATGTTTACTGTAAGGCTGCTTTAAGACCATGAAAATTGTGTTATAGAAAGCAAAAATAGAATAGCAGAAATGTTAGAGGAATAAGAATATAATAGAGAGGTATATTAACTGTGAATAAGGACTTTAAATTCGGTCTGTTTGTCACAAAGATTTGTATAGCATTAGAAGACATATAGTATTGGTCATATTGGCTTTTTAGTTCTTTCTGAAATCCAAGGGGacttgtttaatgttttgttcaTGGTATGTGagctaaataatatatttattttccaCAAAAGACAAACGGGTTAAGaatgacatgacatgacatgaaGTAGCCTTGCACTTTCCTGCGAGAGAATCCGAATGGGTGAGAGGCTGGATAATAACAGAAGACAAACACTAACCTTCCAGGCGTTGGTTCTCCTTTTCCATGCGGATGAGCAGAATCTGTTGGTGGATGGCTTTTTTCCACAGGGCCCTGTAGTCACTGGGGCCTTTATGGCCACCTTGCTCTGTGGACAGGAGATTGAGCCGAGGGTCCTGAGCTTGGGCCAGGGACCGAGGAGAGAGAGGCAGTAGCTCCCGGCCATCCATGTGGTCTGGAATATAGCAGACATGTTCCAGGAGATAtagatttcattttagtttaaGTAAAAAATTCACATCAAAATTTGAAACTACAATTAATtaatagtttatttattttttcctttAGTTATGgtgtcaaaaatgtattttccacTTAATTCTTTCACTTATGTTTCagtaaacaaaaatgttttcattGAGTTTTTGGCTTGGTTTGTTTTTCTTAAATCAATAAAGATAATCCCTATGCAACAGAAGATATGCTTTAAAGCCTACAGAACAATGATTTACCCGGCAGTGTTGACTATAAATATAACAGGTGAGAGAAGAGAGTATAAAATAACACCTgtctattttttacagtatacgAGTTTCTTTCCCTGTGgcagtgtgtgtgtatgtctacTTCGGGTTTTATATACGCCTAATAAAACAAAAGAAATCTATGGTATGTCCCCATTTAGATTAGCCAAGTAATAATGTGCACACGTGTGAGTGATGTGTGTGTACCCACCCATATTCTGCATAGTTGTTGAGGGTTTGTTCATGGGTGATGCTACCCTTAGGAAAATCTTCTGACGCCAAGAAACTCTCCGTGGAGGCACCAAAGTCAAAGAATCGGTGCTACAGCCTGACAGAGATCTCTTTCTATCCTCTCCATTAGCACTACAGACCAAACAAAACACATCGATTCGAAAGAGAAGTTAGATCATTTAAAGGTACTATACATAGTATGCCCATAGTGCAGCTGTTCAATCCTCTTGTAAAGTAAGAAAACAACAGATCATTTAGCAATACATTTTAGCAAAAGCTCATAAAGCCATTTAAAAAGCAGTGCATTTAGAGGCTTGTAATAGATGTTAATTGGTTTCATGCAATAACTACAGAAAACACAGGTTACCTTATTTGAGTCAAATAGAGATGTTAAGGAAGTAGACGGTAGCAAACAACTTTAGAAAAAGGAACAGCTGAATAACGCAAACAAAAACCCTACACACTGGTAATTTTACACCAACAATCTATAAAACAATACCATTACCTATTTCCCCTGAATAAAATTGGAGAGAAGTAAACTATATTTTAAATCATAAGcacaatttgtaaaaaaaaaatagtaaagtGATGCCTGTAAAAAACAGGCAATTGCAATGGGTTTGCAAAGACGTTCTTATGGAATAGGTTTGCTAAGGCTTTCGGTGGTTGCCGGGGCTTCGCTACGGGTTTGCCAAGGCATTCGAAGGGATTAGGAGGTTACTGGGGTGTCGCTACGGGTTTGCCAAGGCGTTCAAAGGGATTAGGAGGTTACTGAGGTGTCGCTACGGGTTTGCCAAGGCGTTCGAAGGGATTAAGAGGTTACTGGGGTGTCGCTACGGGTTTGCCAAGGCGTTCGAAGGAATTAGGAGGTTACCGGGGTGTCGCTACGGGTTTGCTAAGGCATTCAGAGGGATAAGGTGGTTACCGGGGCATCAATATGGGTTTGCCAAGGCGCTCAAAGGGATTAGGAAGTTACCAGGATATCGCTACAAGTTTGCCAAGGCGTTCGAAGGGATTAGGAGGTTACCGGGGTGACGCTACGAGTTTGCCAAGGCGTTCGAAGGGATTAGGAGGTTACTGGGGTGTCGCTACGGGTTTGCCAAGGCATTCGAAGGGATTAGGAGGTTACTGGGGTGTCGCTACGGGTTTGCCAAGGCATTTGAAGGGATTAGGAGGTAACTGGGGTGTCGCTACAGGTTTGCCAAGGTGTTCAGAGGGATAAAGTGGTTACCGGGCATCGCCAGGTTTGCCAAGGCATTCAGAGGGAATAAGGTGCTTACCGGGGCATCGCTACGGGTTTGCCAAAGCATTCGAAGGGATTAGGAGGTTACCAGGTTGTCACTAAGGGTTTGCCAAGGCGTTCTGAGGGATAAGGTGGTAACCTGGGTGTCCTTACAGGTTTAGGTGGTTACCAGGGCATCGCTATGGGTTTACTAAGGCATTATGAGAGATTAGGTTGTTACTGGGGCATCGCTACAGGTTTACGAAGGCATTTTGAGGGTTTAGGTAGTTACCGGGGCATTGCAACTGTTTGCTAAGGAGTTCTAATGGATTAGGCGGTAACCAGGGCCATGGCTACAGGTTTGCTAAGGCGTTCTGATGGATTAGGCGGTAACAAGAGGCGTTGCTACAGGTTTGCTAAGGCGTTCTGGTGGATTAGGTGGTTACTGGGGTGTCGCTACGGGTTTGCCAAGGC
The genomic region above belongs to Paramisgurnus dabryanus chromosome 15, PD_genome_1.1, whole genome shotgun sequence and contains:
- the tbc1d4 gene encoding TBC1 domain family member 4 isoform X3, whose protein sequence is MNKPSTTMQNMDHMDGRELLPLSPRSLAQAQDPRLNLLSTEQGGHKGPSDYRALWKKAIHQQILLIRMEKENQRLEASRDELHIRKMKLDYTEICQCSKEVQALWDRKLSSPCRTKVQWDKEDIHSAVCQGVPKSRRGEAWLLLSQQHRLRHRLPQRQQPPDTSYQDLLKQLTAQQHAILVDLGRTFPTHQYFSTQLGAGQLSLYNLLKAYSLLDTEVGYCQGISFVAGLLLLHMSEEQAFDTLKFLMYDLGIRRQYRPDMISLQIQMYQLSRLLHDYHRNLYTHLEEQEICPSLYAAPWFLTLFASQFPLGFVARIFDLLFVQGTEVIFKVALCLLSSHEGEILECDGFESIVDFLKSTIPTLTQSQMEETITKAIEMDISKQLHAYEVEYHVLQDELSDAPPPSEDSDRLDKLEKANVQLKKQNMDLLEKLQAARQKIQTLESSMESFLSRESKMKHMIRSLEQDKASYQKTIERMRSSLPPEAMTDVEMTQIKSSTNGKAKAAAKKP